The Bos taurus isolate L1 Dominette 01449 registration number 42190680 breed Hereford chromosome 18, ARS-UCD2.0, whole genome shotgun sequence genome has a window encoding:
- the ERFL gene encoding ETS domain-containing transcription factor ERF-like → MMGPAGREVPAGGGGGQDARGEGGWGLGGWRGTSPCSASPQLTWVCLSCLLHPVLIHLSVWPLYRAGSNMDCSCVSDLLFAPPALPALWTPGFAFPDWAYKPESSPGSRQIQLWHFILELLQKEEYQGVIAWQGDYGEFVIKDPDEVARLWGIRKCKPHMNYDKLSRALRYYYNKRILHKTKGKRFTYKFNFSKVVLVNYPLLDVAAATTGSPLLLTPGPFGGAPGPDAPPLTPETLQTLFSAPRLGEPGARAPLFTPETDKLRLDSPFPFLGSGATGYSKPPGLLGHFSRAFPEHPWNFSPYLTGPFPKLPPPLYPPHFYPNPLASSLGHLPSAGAGGGPTATPLLAATGEGLGPERPAGLAVAQRLALPGAGGPEAALGGKEDSDSELEITDVSGCSSDSDGDEGLPVPPKAKAGKGGVGS, encoded by the exons ATGATGGGACCAGCGGGCAGAGAGGTGCctgcagggggaggagggggtcaGGATGCAAGGGGTGAGGGCGGCTGGGGcctgggtgggtggagggggaCGTCCCCTTGCAGTGCCAGCCCCCAACTGACTTGGGTCTGTCTCTCTTGCTTGCTCCATCCTGTCctcatccatctgtctgtctggcCTCTCTACAGGGCTGGCTccaacatggactgtagctgcgtCTCCGACCTTCTCTTCGCCCCACCCGCCCTGCCGGCTCTCTGGACCCCTG GCTTTGCCTTCCCGGATTGGGCCTACAAGCCGGAGTCGTCCCCCGGCTCCAGGCAGATCCAGCTGTGGCACTTTATCCTGGAGCTGCTGCAGAAAGAGGAGTACCAGGGTGTCATCGCCTGGCAAGGGGACTATGGGGAGTTCGTCATCAAGGACCCCGACGAGGTGGCTCGGCTCTGGGGCATCCGGAAGTGCAAGCCTCACATGAATTATGACAAGCTGAGCCGGGCTCTGCg CTACTACTACAACAAGCGGATTCTCCACAAGACCAAAGGGAAGAGGTTCACCTACAAGTTCAATTTCAGCAAAGTTGTGCTCGTCAATTACCCGTTGTTGGACGTGGCGGCTGCCACCACGGGCTCCCCGCTTCTGCTGACCCCTGGTCCCTTTGGGGGAGCCCCTGGCCCAGAtgctcctcccctcacccctgag ACCCTGCAGACCCTGTTTTCTGCTCCACGCCTGGGAGAGCCGGGGGCCCGGGCACCCCTTTTCACCCCCGAGACAGACAAACTGCGTCTAGACAGCCCTTTCCCATTCCTGGGCTCTG GTGCCACTGGCTATTCCAAGCCCCCTGGCCTGCTGGGGCACTTCAGCCGCGCCTTCCCTGAGCACCCCTGGAACTTCAGCCCATACCTCACTGGCCCCTTCCCCAAGCTGCCCCCGCCTCTCTACCCACCACACTTCTACCCCAACCCCCTGGCCAGTTCTCTGGGCCACCTGCCCTCGGCAGGGGCAGGGGGCGGCCCCACCGCCACGCCCCTGCTGGCCGCCACTGGGGAGGGCCTAGGCCCGGAGCGCCCCGCGGGCCTGGCTGTGGCCCAGCGCCTGGCGCTACCGGGGGCCGGGGGTCCAGAGGCTGCGCTGGGCGGGAAGGAGGACAGCGACTCAGAGCTGGAGATCACCGACGTCAGTGGCTGCAGCTCTGACAGTGACGGCGACGAGGGCCTCCCCGTGCCCCCCAAGGCCAAGGCGGGCAAAGGCGGGGTCGGCAGCTGA